In a genomic window of Nostoc sp. UHCC 0870:
- a CDS encoding vitamin K epoxide reductase family protein — protein sequence MIRRRSTPWIHKWSRIIIAAIAGLGALNTGYLTIEKLTGRTVTCPVDAVGKGCTDVLASPWGTVFGQPLALFGLFAYIGMLVLALAPVVLKTTENKGPKQLENLTWWLLLVGAIAMSVFSGYLMYVLAFQLKAVCPYCITSALFSLSLLVVTIIGRTWEDIGQILLTALIVGMVTIIATLIVYQDINTNPQTPNAQVSVPPGRLAPFVPQSKPDPKFGWEITTTSGEAEIALARHLVQVGAKEYVAYWCPHCHDQKQLFGKEAYDILKENQVKVECAPDSPNSKPELCKAAQITGFPTWIINGKPYSGVQDLSELAKVTGYTGLSNFKYFR from the coding sequence ATGATTCGCCGCCGTTCTACTCCCTGGATTCATAAGTGGTCACGGATAATAATTGCCGCGATCGCTGGACTTGGTGCTTTGAATACTGGCTATTTAACTATCGAAAAGTTAACCGGACGTACTGTTACTTGTCCAGTAGATGCTGTTGGTAAGGGTTGTACTGATGTACTTGCTAGCCCTTGGGGAACAGTTTTCGGACAACCACTCGCCTTATTTGGGCTTTTCGCCTACATCGGTATGCTGGTTTTGGCTTTAGCACCTGTGGTTTTAAAAACAACCGAAAACAAAGGCCCCAAACAACTAGAAAACTTGACTTGGTGGTTACTGTTGGTAGGCGCGATCGCCATGTCTGTTTTTAGTGGCTACTTAATGTATGTACTAGCCTTTCAACTAAAAGCTGTTTGTCCTTATTGCATTACCTCGGCGTTGTTCTCCCTTAGTCTTTTGGTAGTGACTATTATTGGTCGCACCTGGGAGGACATCGGACAAATCTTATTGACTGCGCTAATTGTCGGGATGGTGACAATAATTGCTACTTTGATTGTTTATCAAGATATCAATACCAATCCTCAGACCCCCAATGCTCAAGTTAGTGTACCGCCTGGAAGACTTGCCCCCTTTGTTCCCCAGAGCAAGCCTGACCCTAAATTCGGTTGGGAAATCACTACTACTTCTGGTGAGGCAGAAATTGCTTTAGCACGCCACTTAGTTCAGGTAGGTGCTAAAGAGTATGTAGCTTATTGGTGTCCTCACTGTCATGACCAAAAACAGTTGTTTGGCAAAGAAGCTTACGATATCCTCAAAGAGAATCAGGTCAAGGTAGAATGCGCTCCTGATAGCCCTAATAGTAAACCTGAATTGTGTAAAGCTGCACAGATCACAGGCTTCCCCACTTGGATTATCAACGGTAAACCTTACAGTGGAGTCCAAGACCTCTCAGAACTAGCCAAGGTGACAGGTTATACAGGTCTGAGTAACTTCAAATACTTTAGATAA
- the btpA gene encoding photosystem I biogenesis protein BtpA, which translates to MDLVKLFKTRTPIIGVVHLLPLPTSPRWGGSLKAVIDRAEQEATALASGGVDGIIVENFFDAPFTKNHVDPAVVSAMTIVVQRIQNLVMLPVGINVLRNDGHSGMAIASCVGAQFIRVNVLTGVMATDQGLIEGEAHQLLRYRRELGTDVKILADVLVKHARPLSSPNLTVAVKDTIERGLADAVILSGWATGSPPNQEDLELACSAANDTPVFIGSGANWENVATLLQAANGVIVSSSLKRQGRIEQPIDPIRVSQFVEAARRSWNSKSDSDSKSAKQVKLHS; encoded by the coding sequence GTGGACTTAGTAAAGCTATTTAAAACTCGAACACCAATTATTGGCGTAGTACACTTGCTACCCCTCCCGACTTCACCTCGTTGGGGAGGTAGCCTCAAAGCAGTGATTGACCGCGCCGAACAAGAAGCAACGGCTCTGGCCAGTGGCGGAGTTGACGGTATTATTGTAGAAAATTTTTTCGATGCACCGTTCACTAAAAATCATGTCGATCCAGCCGTTGTGAGTGCCATGACTATAGTAGTGCAGCGTATCCAGAATTTGGTGATGTTGCCTGTAGGGATCAATGTTTTGCGAAACGATGGTCATAGTGGAATGGCGATCGCTAGTTGTGTAGGGGCGCAATTTATCCGTGTGAATGTTTTGACAGGGGTAATGGCTACCGACCAAGGATTAATTGAAGGGGAAGCCCATCAATTACTCCGCTATCGTCGAGAGTTAGGTACTGATGTCAAAATTCTGGCGGATGTTTTAGTAAAACACGCCCGTCCCCTGAGTTCCCCCAATCTCACTGTTGCTGTCAAAGACACCATTGAGCGTGGTTTGGCAGATGCAGTGATTTTATCGGGTTGGGCTACGGGTAGTCCCCCCAACCAAGAAGATTTAGAACTGGCCTGTAGTGCAGCTAATGATACGCCGGTATTTATTGGCAGTGGGGCAAATTGGGAAAATGTTGCTACACTGTTGCAGGCCGCTAATGGTGTAATTGTTTCTAGTTCATTAAAACGCCAAGGTCGGATTGAGCAACCAATTGACCCCATTCGCGTCAGTCAATTTGTGGAAGCTGCTCGTCGGAGTTGGAACTCCAAAAGTGACAGTGACAGCAAATCAGCAAAACAAGTAAAGTTACATTCTTAA